The uncultured Bacteroides sp. genomic sequence AACGGAATGCATTAAAATTCTCTGCATTGATTTTGGTTGTTCGGTTTCCCCTCATCAGGTGATTTTCAAAGAAAATACAAACTTCAGGAACCATTGGTTTTCCTTTGTATTTAGCTGCGGCAATCTCAATGCTGGTCATCAAATTCTCCTTTCCATCCGTGCGGAGTACCCCAATAGGCAATTGTGAACCGGTAAGAATTACAGGCTTATTCAGGTTTTCCATCATAAAGCTGAGTGCGGAAGCTGTAAAAGCCATTGTGTCTGTGCCATGAAGAATAACAAATCCGTCATACTTATGATAATTCTCATAGATAATCCTGACAATATCTGCCCATGCCTCAGGTTCCATGTCGGAAGAGTCGCGGGGAGGATCAAATTGACAGGAGTCTATTTTGAAATCCAGTTTTTTAAGTTCCGGAACATGCTTTTGAAGTTGCTCAAAATTGAAGTTTTCTAAAGCTCCAGTTTCGGCATTCTCTATCATTCCTATTGTTCCGCCAGTGTAAATTATCAATACGGAAGCATTCTCTTGTTTCATTCTTTAAATTATGCCTTTGTTATCATGCAAATATAGGCATTATTCTCTTGTTTTATAACAAAATGATAAATAAGTGTTCAGCAAAAATATAAAAGATCTGGTTTTAAATAAATTCTAGAGTTATTGCCCTTATAAATATTTCATTTATTTTAAAAAGGCGCTTCTAATTCTGATGTCAGAAATTTTGCGAGAATAGTTTGTTGGGTTAAAATAACAATAGAAGGCTGGCAAATATTTGCTCCAATTAAATTATATGATTTTTATTTATTTATGCTTATTACTACTCTGTTTGATTCGTTAAAGCATTCTTATAAAAACTACATCTGTGATTAATCTGTTTTTGCAGCTTTATTAAATGTTAAACTAGGCAGAAAGCTCTTTTCTGATATATTTTACATGTGTTTGTACGATAATACATTCTCTAAAATATTGTTATAATCTATATTTGTACTCTAAAAAAATGTGAAAAGAGGAGACTGAGTTGTAAACCAGGTAATTATTTATTGTGCACTGTTTTGCAAATACCTGATGAAGATATAATTATTGTTTGTATGTAAATATTTAGTATTAATATGTTAATTTAAAGTTTTAATTTTATGAAGCACATACTATTTAGTCTGGGCAGATGGAACACAAAGCTATTTGTGAAACCACCAATTTTAATATTCTTTTTAGCTGCATCTTTTGTTTCCTCTGTGGGGATTCAATCTGCTTCAGCTGCTGAGAATATTGTTCAACAACAAAAGAATACAATCACTGGTGTAGTTACGGACGCTCAAGGGGAATTGATTTTTGGAGCAAACGTAAAGGTGCAGGGTGACAAGCTAGGCACTACTACAAATATTGACGGAGCTTTTAAATTGAATGCTCCTATTGGTGCAAAATTAGTTGTATCATTTATAGGATATGAAACAAAAATAGTAGTTGCTAAAGGTGAGACAATGAAAATTGTCTTGACGGATAATTCAACTATGTTGAAGGATGTTGAAATCGTTGCGTACGGTGTCCAGAAGAAAGTCACACTTACTGGTGCTGTTTCAAGCATAAAAAGCGAAGAACTGGTTCGTACCCCTGTTAGTTCTGTAAATAATGTCTTGGCCGGTCAATTGTCGGGTGTTACAACCATTCAGTATTCTGGTGAACCAGGATCTGATGCTGCATCTATATTTGTTCGTGGTCAGGCAACGTGGACAGATTCTTCACCTCTGATTCAGGTAGATGGAGTTGAACGA encodes the following:
- a CDS encoding type I asparaginase, with protein sequence MKQENASVLIIYTGGTIGMIENAETGALENFNFEQLQKHVPELKKLDFKIDSCQFDPPRDSSDMEPEAWADIVRIIYENYHKYDGFVILHGTDTMAFTASALSFMMENLNKPVILTGSQLPIGVLRTDGKENLMTSIEIAAAKYKGKPMVPEVCIFFENHLMRGNRTTKINAENFNAFRSYNYPALAAAGIHIKYEPSLIHRCTNGKPLTPHLSLDTNVVVLKLFPGIQESVVTATLAIPGLKAVVLETYGSGNAPRKPWLMHQLIEANERGIVIVNITQCNAGTVEMDRYETGRQLLESGILSGYDSTTESAVTKLMFLLGHGLPPEEVRQMMNISIAGEITIN